A window of Nicotiana tabacum cultivar K326 chromosome 24, ASM71507v2, whole genome shotgun sequence contains these coding sequences:
- the LOC107808697 gene encoding putative disease resistance protein At4g10780, whose product MEALSFLKEKVWDPYMGLEEKMETLKRKMEALISRRDDVMVQAKDVELHSSKKRKTEFDNWQSCVQKIEHDFKCFELKIQQSSNISRIGLSNDADKIHKEVEDLLDQGKFSEGILLNVNEEKIQPLVTTNMKGQIFYQSMRQVLLSLNGVSSIGIYGMGGVGKTTLAEHIHNHLLKDSRFSGNVYWVTVSQDFSITKLQSEIAKALKLDSTEDDDKKTAANLYQSLERKINFVLILDDVWTHFDVKKVGIPLDIGGGKLIITSRSLEVCDRIGCQKKVKVETLSMTESWGLFVETLDHNGDLPMEIEEIAKKMTKKCDGLPLGLITMAASMRGVSDVFEWRDAFEEFKESCMQMETMNDKVFPILCYSYNRLRDPRLQKCFLYCCLYPEDSEIERDELIQHFIVEGLLDRRNSRRAEFDQGHAVLNKLERACLLESVVNRNEKKKCLKMHDLVREMALQIARDEFKWMVKVGAQLHEVPGEQEWPEDLDKVALMNNDLKEVSLPLSHVHPRLTTLLLRGNCSLNQVVEPFFAQMPGLRVLDLSYTDIEKLPSSVSNLVSLSALLLQGCLKLRFVPPLNKLKNLIELDLYGTIIEEVPQGLENLVSLRSLDMRRDGFACLRSLDMRRDETTWTQAPVMKPAVDILARLSNLQSLSVPFVVRVEDLQGMRQLEILHGKFVDVCSFNRFVKYRQSCGKPALFAIALDPKQSLGWELDGLSKDNRVILKDLVLTGDNTEMLCHNDIGERGDVTLLPLDTQELLIWCCDFGSLDNSLLDAIPSLIHFKDLRHIQITLCNDIEFLFRLAEALPPVGTFSHLRCLEVVNCNKMKKLIPRWLLQYLLNLTEINAYFCSEMEEIITEDEEEQVNQLCASAVVPSNQSKSINDDEVILPNLQILCLYELPKLKSIYKGRMTCGSIRRIQVDDCPKLKKLPFTLPLRNGQPSAPPALEIIRINQEEWETLEWDHPQYKNVLLPFVRNPT is encoded by the coding sequence ATGGAGGCATTATCATTCCTCAAAGAAAAAGTATGGGATCCATACATGGGACTCGAGGAAAAAATGGAAACCCTTAAAAGAAAGATGGAAGCATTGATCAGTCGAAGGGATGATGTAATGGTTCAAGCAAAAGACGTTGAACTCCATTCAAGTAAGAAACGGAAGACAGAGTTTGACAATTGGCAGAGCTGCGTACAAAAAATAGAGCATGACTTCAAATGCTTTGAGCTAAAAATACAACAGAGTTCCAACATTTCGCGCATAGGGTTGTCAAATGATGCTGATAAAATTCATAAAGAAGTGGAAGATCTCCTAGACCAAGGTAAATTTTCTGAAGGGATTTTGCTCAATGTAAATGAAGAAAAGATACAACCTTTGGTGACAACAAACATGAAAGGCCAAATATTTTACCAGAGTATGAGGCAGGTTCTATTGTCTTTGAATGGAGTTTCAAGTATTGGCATTTATGGAATGGGGGGTGTGGGGAAAACGACTCTTGCGGAGCATATTCATAACCATCTCCTCAAAGATTCAAGATTCTCAGGTAACGTTTATTGGGTCACTGTATCACAAGATTTTAGCATTACTAAACTGCAAAGTGAGATTGCTAAGGCTCTGAAACTTGATTCAACTGAGGACGACGATAAGAAAACGGCAGCCAATTTGTACCAAAGTTTGGAGAGAAAGATAAACTTTGTGCTCATATTGGATGATGTATGGACCCATTTTGATGTAAAGAAGGTGGGAATTCCTTTGGATATTGGTGGAGGTAAACTGATCATAACTAGTAGATCGCTTGAGGTGTGTGACCGGATTGGCTGCCAAAAGAAAGTAAAAGTAGAAACTCTTTCAATGACTGAATCTTGGGGATTATTTGTGGAGACACTTGATCACAATGGAGATCTTCCAATGGAAATAGAAGAAATAGCAAAGAAAATGACAAAGAAATGTGATGGATTGCCACTGGGGTTAATTACTATGGCTGCAAGTATGAGAGGAGTGAGTGATGTTTTTGAGTGGAGGGACGCTTTCGAAGAATTCAAAGAATCGTGTATGCAAATGGAGACTATGAATGATAAGGTGTTTCCCATTCTCTGCTATAGCTATAACAGATTGAGGGATCCAAGATTACAAAAATGTTTTCTCTATTGCTGTTTGTATCCTGAAGACTCCGAAATTGAGAGAGATGAATTGATTCAGCATTTCATTGTTGAAGGATTGCTAGACAGAAGGAACAGCAGGAGAGCAGAATTTGACCAAGGTCATGCAGTGTTGAACAAATTGGAAAGGGCATGCTTATTAGAAAGTGTTGTGAATCGTAATGAAAAAAAGAAATGTTTGAAGATGCATGATTTGGTGAGAGAGATGGCATTGCAAATTGCAAGAGATGAATTTAAGTGGATGGTGAAAGTGGGAGCACAATTGCATGAAGTACCAGGGGAGCAAGAATGGCCAGAGGACTTGGACAAGGTTGCTTTGATGAATAATGATTTAAAGGAAGTTTCACTGCCCTTATCTCATGTACATCCGAGGCTTACAACTTTGTTATTACGAGGAAATTGTAGCTTGAATCAAGTTGTAGAACCTTTTTTTGCGCAGATGCCAGGTCTACGTGTTTTAGATTTAAGCTACACTGATATAGAAAAGTTGCCTAGTTCTGTGTCAAATCTGGTAAGCCTCTCTGCGTTGCTGCTACAAGGTTGTCTGAAACTCAGATTTGTGCCGCCATTGAACAAGCTAAAGAACCTCATTGAATTGGACCTTTACGGAACAATTATCGAGGAAGTGCCCCAAGGTCTAGAAAACTTGGTTAGTTTAAGAAGCTTGGACATGAGAAGAGACGGCTTTGCTTGTTTAAGAAGCCTGGACATGAGAAGAGACGAAACAACATGGACCCAGGCACCAGTTATGAAACCAGCTGTAGATATATTAGCTAGGCTCTCTAATCTTCAATCCCTTTCGGTTCCTTTTGTTGTACGAGTAGAAGATTTACAAGGGATGAGACAGCTAGAGATATTACATGGGAAGTTTGTTGATGtttgtagttttaatagattTGTCAAATATCGACAGTCTTGTGGGAAGCCGGCTTTGTTTGCAATTGCTTTAGATCCGAAACAATCTCTTGGTTGGGAATTAGATGGTCTCAGTAAAGATAATCGAGTGATTCTAAAGGACCTTGTTCTCACCGGAGACAATACGGAGATGCTATGCCACAATGATATAGGAGAAAGGGGAGATGTGACTCTTCTACCACTGGACACTCAAGAGTTACTAATTTGGTGCTGTGATTTTGGCAGCTTGGACAATAGCTTGTTAGATGCTATTCCATCTCTTATTCATTTCAAAGACTTGAGACATATTCAGATTACACTATGCAACGATATAGAGTTCTTATTTAGGTTAGCAGAAGCTTTGCCTCCAGTTGGAACCTTTTCTCATCTCCGTTGCCTTGAAGTTGTAAACTGTAATAAAATGAAGAAGCTAATCCCTAGGTGGTTGCTGCAATACCTCCTAAATCTGACGGAAATTAATGCATACTTCTGCTCAGAAATGGAAGAGATAATAACAGAGGATGAAGAAGAACAAGTCAACCAGTTGTGCGCAAGCGCAGTTGTTCCTTCAAATCAAAGCAAAAGCATCAACGATGATGAGGTTATTCTACCAAATTTGCAAATTCTTTGTTTATACGAATTACCAAAACTCAAGAGCATATACAAGGGAAGAATGACTTGTGGTTCTATTCGGCGTATACAAGTTGATGattgtccgaagttgaagaaacTTCCATTTACTCTTCCTCTTCGAAATGGGCAGCCATCAGCTCCTCCAGCTCTTGAAAttatcagaatcaatcaagaagAATGGGAAACTTTGGAATGGGACCATCCTCAATACAAGAATGTCCTCCTTCCTTTTGTCCGAAACCCCACCTAA